One Besnoitia besnoiti strain Bb-Ger1 chromosome VIII, whole genome shotgun sequence DNA segment encodes these proteins:
- a CDS encoding flagellar associated protein (encoded by transcript BESB_084420) — translation MVEPGEKELQLKAVVGFSGSLPNGLILHPNPTYLICGLGSAIVVRNVTEKSQKFLQGHDNKISCIALSPSGRLIASGQRTHKGFLADIIIWDFFQAKELHRLRLHKESVQDLAFSKDETYLATLGGQDDNNLVVWNVADGKAICGTTAAADATLCVKFFNKTETYLLTAGCYHVRIWQLDAKNKKLRPNECQLGKLQRVTQCVLITPDDSLAYCGTQSGDVMEISLRHGLYKRSGPTNGVFPRGITSGAHLPNGDMLIGTGEGIIAKIEAESLATKGTCQILGPVTSIVVTPDHQHFFAGTRQGNIYWVDVASLTPDIRYTCHSERINCVTFPQDLSELFATASLHEIRLWNARTYRELLRIQIPLVECYAVAFMSDGESIVSGWSDGKIRAFLPQSGRLMYEINDAHKDGVTAIAGTQDSKRIISGGIMGTVRVWNIDGLSRKMLASLKEHRSRIWSLQLRKNDMHAVSASADGSVIVWDLATYTSVMSLVENTIFKSIAYHPDEIQLLATGSDRKVHFLDTYDGGKIRDIEASDKSETNCLAITRDGNYFCSGGDDKMLRIWDYESGEPLYRGTAHTDAVTCCCISPDQTTLVSTGQEGAIFVWEIPKGIRCCSHDKPERLPHASLEKRNHT, via the exons ATGGTAGAACCTGGAGAAAAAGAGTTGCAGCTGAAGGCCGTCGTCGGTTTCAGTGGATCCTTGCCAAACGGACTAATACTTCATCCAAATCCGACGTACCTAATCTGCGGATTAGGCTCCGCCATCGTCGTTCGAAACGTGACAGAGAAATCGCAGAAATTCCTGCAAGGACACGACAACAAAATCAGTTGCATTGCTCTGAGTCCATCTGGACGGCTCATAGCCTCAGGCCAACGCACACATAAAGGGTTCCTCGCCGACATCATTATCTGGGATTTTTTTCAAGCCAAAGAGCTCCACAGGCTCCG GCTGCATAAAGAATCTGTCCAGGATCTTGCGTTTTCTAAAGATGAGACCTACCTGGCGACTCTTGGAGGCCAGGATGACAATAACTTGGTTGTCTGGAACGTGGCGGACGGAAAGGCAATCTGCGGCACAacagctgcagcggacgcCACGCTTTGTGTCAAGTTCTTCAACAAAACTGAGACTTACCTGCTCACCG CGGGCTGTTATCATGTCAGGATTTGGCAGCTAGATGCCAAGAACAAGAAGCTTCGACCCAATGAATGCCAGCTGGGGAAACTTCAGCGTGTAACGCAATGCGTCCTGATCACGCCCGACGATTCACTGGCGTACTGTGGAACTCAGTCGG GAGATGTTATGGAGATCTCGCTCCGTCACGGATTATATAAGCGGTCGGGTCCCACCAACGGCGTCTTTCCTCGAGGAATAACAAGTGGCGCACACCTCCCAAATGGAGACATGCTCATCGGGACTGGTGAAGGCATAATTGCAAAGATAGAAGCAGAGTCCCTCGCCACGAAAGGAACGTGCCAAATCCTTGGACCAGTGACTAGCATTGTGGTCACTCCCGACCATCAGCATTTTTTCGCGGGGACCAGGCAGGGTAACATTTACTGGGTGGACGTGGCCTCGCTGACGCCGGACATCCGGTACACTTGTCACTCTGAGAGAATAAACTGTGTTACCTTCCCTCAAGACCTTTCTGAGCTCTTCGCCACAGCGTCGTTGCATGAGATTCGCCTCTGGAATGCAAGAACTTATCGAGAGCTACTGCGAATCCAAATCCCTCTCGTGGAATGCTACGCAGTGGCATTTATGAGTGATGGAGAGTCGATCGTGTCAGGCTGGTCCGACGGCAAGATCAGGGCTTTTCTACCTCAGTCGGGAAGGCTGATGTATGAAATCAATGATGCGCATAAAGATGGGGTGACAGCAATTGCCGGAACCCAGGACAGCAAAAGGATCATCAGTGGTGGGATTATGGGAACAGTCCGCGTGTGGAACATCGACGGACTGAGCCGAAAGATGCTTGCAAGTCTGAAAGAACACAGAAGCCGGATTTGGTCGCTCCAGTTGCGGAAGAATGACATGCAT GCAgtgtctgcctccgcggacgGAAGCGTTATTGTGTGGGATCTCGCAACGTATACTTCTGTTATGTCATTGGTGGAGAACACAATCTTTAAG AGCATAGCGTATCACCCTGATGAAATCCAGCTCCTCGCGACTGGAAGCGACAGAAAAGTGCACTTCCTGGACACCTACGACGGCGGCAAGATACGCGATATTGAGGCATCCGACAAAAGTGAAACAAACTGCCTGGCAATAACGCGGGATGGAAATTACTTTTGCTCAG GAGGCGATGATAAAATGCTGCGGATTTGGGACTACGAGAGCGGTGAACCCCTCTACCGTGGAACAGCGCACACCGATGCAGTCACTTGCTGCTGCATCAGCCCGGATCAGACGACACTTGTTTCTACCGGGCAAGAAGGAGCAATATTCGTGTGGGAGATTCCCAAGGGTATTAGGTGCTGCAGCCATGACAAGCCAGAAAGGCTCCCGCATGCGTCCCTAGAAAAACGTAACCACACGTGA
- a CDS encoding hypothetical protein (encoded by transcript BESB_084410): MMVEPARNVPSKAVAGDEGKRNQERHDNSSLLRVKPSAQGSANFSRSTKNISQIRKSAFTVSGNQSNIRNTKESDLVGGGQIHVLLGGKIVTPKPLVSFPCQQNGDATDVDKILEEAGQPGKEWHGDEKGGSVPNADADEDEDNNRVDDAFLYTPGGPCHAPEVGEELLETEVEITLRETATEIYFCQPGLVVVVDTEEYWRLKDRNRQYEDLAASKSLTEKYVTNHSQTFNFYQKNKEVSAVPAAPVSTGASTSPADIFDAFNSFPVPRVRELQHHWAREAQCYTEKGLRMTGSLLDVNKASAQACYHFDATLAFRRGAEWGGVVEGGTPKDVTAASFSKGSTMLRARRNDGFTTRGVSREASRKTGLAAGPSIIQGGNSTRSARRHCPSIRINEQPHAAAWIMQTAAEGDSPPLERLRWQLGKEAVLPEHLHSSLTVIERMLAQTRYHSDHMAYRSFFSESRILETADRQVDRLVTRSPSSTAGEVRRCQEEEQRARLNQKLLHAPFVHDLFPLAVQQIRGNLQTNSVEADAEPQGGDETTGVASGAAEDRDDDAGGSDKEFTDEDEETSRQPSSAASVRELFDFDGRAFTSSTSLSTMEWNPANQDLLAVAYGTSPAAQTRASSDGWILFWSLRNPLHPERRIRTPSGAVSLSFSSFNPNLLAAGMADGHVLLWDLRKPNEQPVLRSHSVLSMQASSRHTDAVWDIRWVDRGLEKVPREQLLSIGGDGKVYQWTMKKVLERTTMMSMKRAANPCALTTWASSGVDQANDSVVFMYAAGLCMDISGYDSSTYIVGTDEGLVHRCSTSYNEQYLDTYVGHTGPINRVRYNPFDSDVFSSCSDDGTVRLWNVKAAESPVATLFPSTQYSAVTDFSWFALNCPVLVVGDREGCATILRVDDEETPRYSFLEQKDRLHAALGRT, encoded by the exons ATGATGGTGGAGCCTGCCAGGAACGTCCCGAGCAAGGCGGTCGCTGGCGACGAAGGCAAGAGGAATCAAGAACGCCACGATAACAGTTCCCTCCTGCGAGTCAAGCCGTCCGCTCAGGGCTCGGCGAATTTCAGCCGCAGCACCAAAAACATCAGCCAGATACGGAAGTCGGCGTTCACAGTTTCAGGAAATCAGTCGAACATCAGGAACACAAAAGAGAGCGACCTTGTGG GAGGAGGACAGATTCACGTCCTGCTCGGTGGCAAAATAGTTACGCCAAAGCCGTTGGTTTCGTTCCCTTGCCAACAGAATGGCGATGCAACTGATGTGGATAAGATTT TGGAGGAGGCTGGTCAACCTGGAAAAGAGTGGCACGGAGACGAAAAAGGAGGTTCTGTGCCAAACGCCGATGCCGACGAAGATGAGGACAATAACCGAGTCG ACGACGCCTTTCTGTACACCCCCGGAGGTCCGTGTCATGCGCCGGAAGTGGGCGAAGAGCTTCTGGAGACGGAGGTGGAGATAACTCTacgagagacagcgacagaGATTTACTTCTGCCAGCCTGGCCTCGTTGTGGTAGTCGACACTGAGGAGTACTGGCGCCTGAAGGATAGGAACAGACAATACGAGGACTTAGCGGCGTCGAAGTCTTTGACAGAAAAATACGTGACAAACCACTCGCAGACCTTCAATTTTTATCAGAAGAACAAGGAAGTCTCAGCGGTGCCTGCCGCCCCCGTGTCCACGGGAGCAAGCACCAGCCCTGCGGATATTTTCGATGCGTTCAACTCTTTCCCAGTTCCTCG CGTCCGAGAGCTCCAACATCACTGGGCCAGGGAAGCCCAGTGTTACACCGAGAAAGGCTTGCGCATGACCGGCAGCCTTTTGGACGTCAATAAGgcctcggcgcaggcgtgcTACCACTTTGATGCAACGTTAGCGTTTCGAAGAGGCGCCGAATGGGGAGGGGTCGTCGAGGGCGGCACTCCTAAGGACGTGACAGCTGCTTCGTTTTCCAAAGGCTCGACGATGCTAAGGGCTAGAAGGAACGACGGCTTCACGACTAGGGGCGTGTCGCGGGAGGCAAGCAGGAAGACTGGTTTGGCGG CGGGTCCGAGCATCATACAGGGTGGCAATTCAACGAGAAGCGCACGGCGACATTGCCCTTCCATTCGCATCAACGAACAACCGCACGCTGCAGCGTGGATTATGCAGACTGCAGCAGAAGGGGATAGCCCACCGCTTGAGAGGCTCCGCTGGCAGCTTGGAAAGGAAGCAGTCCTCCCAGAGCATCTCCACAGCAGCTTGACAGTCATAGAGAGGATGCTAGCCCAGACCCGGTACCACAGTGACCACATGGCATACCGCAGCTTTTTCTCCGAGAGTCGCATTCTTGAGACCGCGGACCGACAAGTGGATAGGCTGGTGACCCGCTCCCCATCGTCAACAGCAGGAGAGG TACGACGCTGCCAGGAGGAAGAACAGCGTGCGAGACTGAATCAGAAACTGTTGCATGCGCCCTTCGTGCATGACCTCTTTCCTT TGGCTGTGCAGCAAATCCGAGGGAACTTGCAGACCAACTCGGTTGAGgccgacgcagagccgcagggcggcgaTGAGACCACAGGAGTCGCAAGTGGTGCGGCGGAGGATCGTGACGACgacgctggcggcagcgacaaAGAGTTCACAGATGAAGATGAGGAAACCTCAAGGCAACCGTCTTCGGCTGCGAGCGTTAGAGAGCTTTTCGATTTTGATGGTCGGGCGTTCACCTCGTCAACGAGTCTTTCCACTATGGAGTGGAATCCTGCAAATCAAGACTTGCTGGCAGTAGCGTATGGAACGAGCCCCGCTGCGCAGACAAGAGCTTCATCGg ACGGCTGGATTCTGTTTTGGTCCCTGAGAAATCCGCTTCACCCGGAGAGACGAATTCGCACGCCTTCTGGTGCAGTTTCCCTGAGCTTTTCATCCTTCAATCCGaacctcctcgccgctggcaTGGCAGACGGGCACGTCCTTTTGTGGGACCTGAGGAAGCCGAATGAGCAGCCCGTCTTGCGTAGTCATTCAGTTTTGTCAATGCAG GCATCCAGTCGCCACACTGATGCCGTGTGGGATATACGCTGGGTTGACCGAGGGTTGGAGAAAGTCCCCAGAGAGCAGCTACTCTCCATCGGGGGGGACGGCAAGGTATATCAGTGGACCATGAAGAAAG TTCTGGAAAGGACAACAATGATGTCGATGAAGCGCGCAGCGAACCCATGTGCTCTAACAACTTGGGCCAGCAGCGGCGTTGACCAGGCAAATGACAGCGTCGTATTCATGTACGCTGCCGGTTTATGCATGGACATCAGCGGCTACGACTCATCCACTTACATTGTCGGCACCGACGAGGGCCTCGTTCACAGATGCTCAACATCGTACAACGAGCAGTACCTTGATACTTACGTCGGACATACCGGCCCTATCAATCGG GTTCGGTACAACCCTTTCGATAGCGATGTGTTCTCGAGCTGCTCGGATGACGGCACAGTTCGGCTGTGGAATGTGAAGGCAGCCGAATCACCGGTTGCAACGCTATTTCCCTCAACGCAGTACAGCGCTGTCACTGATTTCTCGTG GTTTGCCCTCAACTGCCCGGTCCTGGTCGTTGGAGACAGGGAGGGCTGCGCCACTATTCTCAGGGTAGATGATGAAGAAACACCCCGATATTCTTTTCTCGAGCAGAAAGACAGACTTCACGCAGCACTTGGACGAACGTGA